The genomic stretch GCTCTGTTCCTGGGACTGGCCATTCAGGGCTCACCCGCCTATCGGCTGCGGCAGCGGTTCGGGGGAGCCACGACCTTCTATCCATTGCTTCTCGCTGCCTTGTCCGCCGCCTTTGTCCAGTTTTCCGAGCTGGGGGTGTTTGAGGCCGTATTGACGGGCCTTGCCATTCTGGCTGGCAGTCTGCTTGCGCTGGCGCTGGAAGGACGGGATAACGGAGCGGTACGCTTTCTCGCCTATTTCGTTTTCGCTCTGGAGGTTCTGTATCTCTCCTACGAGACAATCGACAGCATCATGGGAACGGCCGCCTTTTTCCTGCTGGCGGGTGTGATCGTCGCGCTCCTTGCCCTTGTTGTTATCCGGCTTGAGAAACACTTCGGGCGCAATGTTCAGCGAAAGGTGTGACATATGATTCCCAATCGCATCTTTGCCCTCGCCGTTGCCGGCATGGTCATTCTTCAGACTGCCTTGCTCGGCTTTATGATCGAGAGCAGGGCCTCGATCCTTCGATCCGGGACAGAGGTACTGCTGAAAACGCGCCCGATCGATCCCCGTGATCTGTTTCGCGGCGACTATGTGATATTGAACTATGACATATCGGATGTCCCGATTGCCCTGATTGCGGGTGCGCGGCCAGAGGAGGGAAGCAGCCAGCGGCTTCATGTGCGTCTGGTGCCGGGACCGGATGGCTATTGGAACATCTCTGAGGCTTCCTTTGAAACGCTCGCACGCGCGAGCCAGTCTGTCGTGATGACAACCAAGCCGATTACGGTCTATGACTGGCTGTGGCAGGGCAATGGCAATCTGCGCGTGGATTATGGCATCGAGCGCTTCTATGTGCCTGAGGGTGAGGGGCTTGTCCTGGAGGAGGCCCGCAACGAAGGACGGCTTTCTGTGGCAGTCCGAGTGTCAGAGAGCGGTCAGGCCCAGATAAGAGCCCTGTTTCTCGATGAGCAGGAACTTTACGAAGAGCCCCTTTATTGATCTCAGCCGTTTTCCGACGCGCAGATCACCGCCAGTGGCGGCGGCCGGAGGCTTGCGCCATTCCAATCCACAACCTGTCATTTTTCCTTTGCGCGAAGAAAAACGGGTGATATAGAGACGCGCGCTCCGGAGGGGCCATGCGCTAAGGCAGCATGCGGTTCGTTGGACGCGGGTATGGTGAAATTGGTAGACACGCCAGATTTAGGTTCTGGTGCCGCAAGGCGTGGGAGTTCAAGTCTCTCTACCCGCACCAAATGAAACGAGCGGGATCACGTGAGACGGATAACGTGCCGCTCTCGTCGGTCCGGCACCGTTTTACTTGGCAGATTGTTTGAGGATTGCGACGCAGCCACGTCCGGGAAAAAGGGTTTCCGGCGTCGTGCTCAGTGAAACAACCGGCTGTCCGAGCACGGCCGCCACGAGATGAAGGTAAGAACATGCAGGTTATCGAAACGCTCGCTGAAGGGCTGAAGCGCGAAATCAAGGTCGTAATCCCGGCCAAGGACATGGAACAGCAGATGAACGAACGTCTGGCTGAGGCCAAGGACAAGGTTCGTATCAACGGCTTCCGTCCGGGTAAGGTTCCGGTCTCGCATCTGAAGAAGATGTACGGCAAGTCCATCATGGCGGAACTCGTCAACGAGATCATCCGCGAAAAGCCGTCGGCGATCCTGTCGGAGCGCGGCGAAAAGTCGGCTACCCAGCCGGAAATCGCGATGACCGAGGACGAGAAGGAAGCTGAAAAGATCCTGACCGCCCAGGTTGATTTCGAGTTCACGCTTTCCTACGAAGTCATTCCTGCGATCGAACTGAAGCCAGTCGATGGGATCAAGGTGACCCGCGAAGTCGTTGAAGTTTCGGAAGACGAAATCAACGAGCAGATCCTGAAGATCGCCGAAAGCGCCCGCACGTTCGAGACCAAGAAGGGCAAGGCTGCCAACGGCGACCGTGTGACCATGGACTATCTCGGCAAGGTCGATGGCGTTCCCTTCGATGGTGGCAAGGACGAAGATGCCGAGCTGGTTCTCGGCTCCAACCGCTTCATCCCGGGCTTTGAAGAGCAGCTGGTCGGCGTGAAGGCCGGTGACGAAAAGGTCATCACCGTGACCTTCCCGGCCGAATATCCGGCTGCCAACCTTGCTGGCAAGGAAGCAACCTTCGACATCACCGTCAAGGATGTAGCAGCTCCCGCCGCAGTCGAGATCAACGACGAACTCGCCACCAAGCTTGGCCTGGAATCGGTCGACAAGCTGAAGGAAGTTGTCCGCAGCCAGATCGAAAGCCAGTACGGCAATGTCACCCGTCAGAAGGTGAAGCGCCAGATCCTCGACCAGCTCGACGAGATCTACAAGTTCGAAGCGCCGTCGAAGCTGGTTGACGCCGAGTTCGAAAACATCTGGCGCCAGATCAACACTGATCTTGCCCAGTCCGGCAAGACCTTCGAAGACGAAGACACGACCGAAGAAAAGGCGCGTGAAGAGTACCGTGCACTTGCCGAGCGTCGCGTTCGCCTCGGCCTCGTTCTCTCCGAAATCGGCGAGAAGGCTGGCGTCGAAGTGTCTGAAGAGGAAATGCAGCGCGCACTCTTTGCCCAGCTGCAGCAGTTCCCGGGTCAGGAAAAGCAGATCCTCGACTTCTTCCGCAACACGCCTGGCGCATCGGCCTCGCTGCGCGCGCCGATCTTTGAAGAAAAGGTCATCGACAAGCTCCTGGCTGACGTGACTGTCACCGACAAGACCGTTTCGAAGGAAGAGCTTCTGGCCGACGACGAAGCCGAAGGCGAGGACAAGTCCGCCAAGAAAGCTGCTCCGAAGAAAAAGGCCGCTAAGGCTGAAGACGCCGCCGAAGGCGAGGAAGCCGCTCCGAAGAAAAAGGCTGCCGCCAAGAAGAAGGCTGCCGAAGGCGACGCCGAGTAAGATCGGCCTCGGATGAAATTCAGAGAAAGCCGTCCCTCGGGGCGGCTTTTTCACATTTGCAGGACGGAGTTGGTTCAAGAGACTGTAGAAGCTCTCAGGTTGGCCGATGTGAAGTCCGGACGCACCAGTCAGCGCGAGACTATCTTTGGACAGACCCTTTTTGAGGAGCTTTCACTCGGCAGCTCTGGGTTCCACCTTTTCGACCTTCAGCTCACCCATACGGTTCCAGGCATCCAGTCCGGCGATCTTGTAGGCTTCGGCCAGCGTCGGATAGTTGAAGGTGTTTTCGACGAAATATTCGAGCGTTCCCTTCAAGTTCAGGACGGCCTGCCCGATATGGACGAGTTCGGTGGCCCCTTCGCCGACAATGTGAACACCCAGCAATCGCCGTGTCTTGAGGGAGAAGATCATCTTCAGCATGCCGGTATCAAGGCCCATGATATGGCCACGCGAGGTCTCACGGAAATGGGCGATACCGCATTCGTAGGGAATTCCTCGCTGTATGACCTCTTCTTCGGTCAGGCCGCAGGTGGAAATCTCCGGGACGGCATAGATGCCGTAGGGGAAGAATTGCGGAGGGTCCTGAGCGGGTGCCCCCACCGCGTGGCGGGCGGCAATTCGCCCCTGCTCCATGGATGTTGAGGCAAGGCTTGGAAAGCCGACAACGTCGCCCGCCGCGTATATGCTCGGCACGGCGGTCTGGAAGGTCTCCGGATTGACTTTCAGCCTGCCGCGATTGTCCGCCTCGAGCCCGCAGGCGGCGAGGTTGAGCTTGTCGGTCGCCCCGACCCGGCCGGCAGCAAAAAGAACCATTTCGGCCGTCAGGCATCGTCCGTTCTTCAAGATCACCCGAGCCTTGCCATCAAGCTTTTCGACGCTCTCGACCGTCTGCCCGAAAATCAGCTTCATGTTGCGGTCACGCAACTGATAGGTGAAGTCCTCGACAATTTCCTTGTCGATGAAATCGAGCATGCTGTCGCGCGGCTCCACCACCGTCACCTGGGTATCGAGCGCTGAGAAGATGGTGGCATATTCAATGCCAATGACCCCCGCACCAATGACGATCATCGAACGAGGCAGTTCCTTGATCTCGAGGATTTCGTCACTGTCGATAATGCTGGAGTTATCGAAGGGGATATGGGAGGGTCGATACGGCTTGGTTCCGACGGCGAGAAGGGTTGATCGAGACTGGATCCGCAAGACCTCGCCATCGTCTTTCGTCACGTCGATCGTGTTGGCGTCTACGAACGTCGCTGTGCCGCGCATCTGCTGCACACGGTTGCGAGCGAATTGATGCTCAAGCACATCCACTTCGTGGTCGAGTGTGATCAGCAGGCGACGACGCAGATCGTCGGCGCTGATTTCCTGCTTCACCCTGTAGGCGCGACCGTAGAAACCGCGTTCACGCCAACCGGTGAGGTTCAGAGCCGTTTCCCGGAGTGTCTTCGAAGGAATTGTCCCGGTATGGACGGATACGCCGCCAACCCGGCTGCCTTTTTCCACCACCAGAACTTTTTTCTCTAGCTTTGCTGCCTGGATTGCAGCTCTCCGGCCAGCCGGGCCACTGCCAATAACGACAAGATCGAAACTCTGCATGCTGCTAGCCTCTGAATCGCGCAGGCCTATGCTGCGCTGCAATGTAAGCGCTTGTCAAACTAGCAGACCATTCTAACCGTTTCGTTATCGGATTGCCTCGGCTGTCATTCCTCAGCGCGGTTTTCGGCGGCGATCAGTGCGCCTGGTGATTCAGTGCAAACATGATCGCCCCCGCAAGACCCGCCTCATGGCCGAAACGGGACGGCTCGAGACGGCACGGAAAAGGAAGCAGCAGAGCAATTTCGCGCTGTAAACGCTCGAAAAATTCCGGTCGACTGCCAAATCCACCACCGATGACGGTCACACTGGGGTCAATCAACGCGTGGATGGCCGCAAGGCCGATGGCCGAGTTGCGTGCAACCTCATCAAGTGCGGCGAGTGCCAAGGCGTCCCCGCGCGTTGCCTGGTCAAACAGATCGGCGACACTGCCACCACTCGAAAGATAGCGGGCGCGGATGCCAGGTGTACCCACGGCATCTTCCAGCAAGCCATTTGGCGATGAGGGTGCTCTAAGATGAGGCGCATCGCCAATCGGCAGATAGGCTATCTCGCCCGCCCGTCCATGCGCACCGCGCAACAGACGCCCGCCAATAACGGTTCCCATGCCGATACCGGTGCCAAAAGATAGAAACACCAGTGAATCCTTGCCCTTGCCAATGCCCGCATGCGCTTCACCGAAGGCTGCGAGATTAACATCATTTTCCACCAGGACGGGGCAGGGCACGAAGCCTTGCATGAGACGGCTGAGGGGTTTGTCTTCCGGTAGAGCCAGGTTCGGCGACAGACTGGCAAGGCCCGTCTTTGGATCAACCGCGCTCGGTATCCCGATTGCCATGCGAACCACCTCGGACAGCGATGCCCCGACATCTGCGGCAAGTTCGCCGCAAAGCCGCGCCATCTGCTGCAGCACGGGGGCACCGGCACCATGGGCGGTCGGCTCGCTCCTCTGGGCAAGAAGGCGACCATCCGGATCCGCTATCCCGGCCAGTATCTTCGTTCCGCCAAGGTCAATGCCGATCACCGGTCCGATCTTGTTTTTGAGCCGATTTGTTGAATTAATTTCATGGTTTAGCATGGCCGGGCGTCTCCTGATCCCTCTGTGTAGGGGGCAGGCTTCAGATCTGTCAACTCGCAGCAGCGCATGGGAGCGATCACCGGACCGCTGTCTGAGAGTCCGCGCAAATGCTTCAGATCAGCTTGAGGCCCCTGAAGCTGGCATGGCCGTCCTTGCCGATGATGATGTGATCGTGAACCGTAATGCCGAGTGGCTTTGCCGTGTCGATGATGGTGCGGGTCATGTCGATATCGGCGCGCGATGGTGTCGGATCGCCGCTTGGATGATTGTGGACAAGAATCACGGCGGTTGCCGATAATTCAAGTGCACGTTTTACGACTTCGCGAGGGTAGACGGGCGTGTGGTCGACCGTGCCCCGTCCCTGCACCTCGTCCGCAATCAGCACATTGCGCTTGTCCAGGAACAGGATCCTGAATTGCTCCGTGGTTTCGTGGGCCATGCAGGCATGGCAATACTCGATCACCGATGACCAGGATGACAACACCTGCTTTTCGCGCAGTTCCGCCTTCAGCATCCGCTTGGCAATGTTTGCCATCAGTTTAAGGTCTTGCGCGACAGTCTCGCCGACACCCTTGACTTCCTGCAGAAGGGCAGGTGACGCTCCCAGAACCCCTGACAGCGAGCCGAAACGGGCAAGCAGAGCCTTTGCAATGGGCTTCGTGTCCCGCCTTGGAATCAGCCGAAACAGCAGGAGCTCGAGCAATTCGTAGTCTGCCAGAGCCTCATCCCCACCATCGCGAAAGCGTTGTCGCAGCCGCTCCCGATGACCGTGATAATGCTGTTCATCCTGCTTTGTCGGGACAGACTGATTTCCTGATCGGGCAATCGGGGCAGATCGCGCTTGCTGTTCTGCAAAGAAAAGGCTTTCGTCAGCGAGGCCGCCCGCCACGCCATTCGCGTCGCTTTCAAAGTCTTTCTCTGGCAAACGATCGCTCAACTCGGATAGGGGGCGCTTTGCCATCGTCTGAACCTTAAAGCACAACTCGTCCTTGGCGTCGGCAACTGCATCTTGCAGGGGCTACCGTCACGATGTGCCATAGTGACACGCCTTTTGGCGCGCGCAAGGTGTCTCGGTGTCTCCATGTATCAAAAGGTTGTAGGGGCTTGAGCGGCGTGATCAAGCTAGACCGGGGCGGTCAAGCCCGGCTGGCGACAGAGTGAAGATTTCGCAGCCATTCGATGTCACGCCAACGGTATGCTCATACTGTGCCGTGAGGGATCGATCTCGCGTCACGGCTGTCCAGCCATCCGAAAGCACCTTCACATGCGGCTTGCCAAGATTGATCATCGGCTCGATGGTAAAGATCATGCCTTCCCGGATTTCGGGCCCCTCGTTGGCTTTGCCGTAATGCAGGATATTGGGGCTGTCATGGAAGAGGCGACCTACGCCATGACCGCAAAAATCCCGAACCACGGAGCACCGCTCGGACTCAGCAAAGGTCTGGATCGCCTCGCCGATGGCACCCGTCTTCGCTCCGGGCCGAACAGCGGCAATGCCGCGCATGAGGCATTCATGGGTCACTTCCATCAGACGTTCGGCTGCTCGCTTGATCTGACCCACCGGATACATTCGGCTGGAATCACCGTGCCATCCATCAAGCAGGAAAGTGACGTCGATATTGACTATGTCGCCATCCCTCAGCGGTTTGTCATCCGGCATGCCGTGACATACGACATGGTTGATCGATGTGCATACTGAATATTTGTAGCCGCGATAGTTCAGCGTCGCAGGAAGGGCATTGTGGTCCATGCCGAATTCGAAAACAAAACGGTCGATCGCCGCCGTCGTGACGCCCGGCCTGACGATGGGCACGAGCGCATCAAGGCAGCGCGCAGTCAGCTGGCAAGCACGACGCATACCTTCGAAATCCTCCGCAGTGTAGAGGCGGATGGCTCCCGTGTTCTTGAGGGGAGCGGATGCTGCATCGATGTAGGTTACCATTCGACCGCTTTCGGTTCTGCTGCGTTTTCGCTGAGCGCCTTCATAAAGCAGGCAGGCCCGGTTCGTCTATCTTGATGAGCTTATCTGGCACGATTTTGGATGAATCGGCAAAACAACGGACGGCATAAGCCTCCACTCCGCGCGTAACTGCTCGGGCAAAGGCACGCCCATAGGCCGGATCAAGATCTCCACAAATCCGCAGGCGCTCACAATCATTGCGTTGAACGACAAAGAGCATCGCTGCCCGGTGGCCCGCTTCGACCATATCGCCCAGTTCCTCCAGATGTTTGGCGCCTCTCGTTGTCACGCTATCGGGAAACTCCGCGAGCGCCGGACTACGGATGAAATGGACATTCTTGGCCTCCACATAAATGTTCGGTCCGGACGCATTCTGAAGCAGGATGTCTATGCGCGAATTCCGCCCATAACGTTGCTCCCGCCTGAGATCGGCAAAGGCGCCAAACTGTGGGACAAGACCCTTCAGGATTGCCTCTTCTGCAAGCCGGTTTGGCAGGGCGGTGTTGATCCCGACCACGGTCCCGTCTGTCTCGACCAGTTCCAGTGCGTAGCGGTGCTTGCGGCCGCTGCCCTCGTGATCGGAAAGCCAGACGCGCGATCCGGGTGCGGTCAATCCTCGCATCGAACCGGTGTTTGGGCAAAAGCCGGTTATCTCGCTGCCGTCAGAAAGAACTGCGTCAAACAGGAATCGCTTGTAGCGGCGCAAAAGCACCGCAGGTATAAGGGGCGGATCAAATATCACCGATGCACTGACCTCGGCGGAAGAGGAAAACCGGTCTCCTCAGACACGGGCAAGAACATAGCTTCCAGGTGCATCTGAGATCGCATTCAGCGCATCGCCACCTGGTTTGCGGGCCGGTACCCTTTCGCTGTTCAAGTTCTCGATCCACCTTTGCCAGTGCGGCCACCAGGAGCCCGGAGTTTCCTTCGCAGACTCGACCCAGCTTTCATAGTCCCCCTTGGGTGCGCCATTGGTCCAGTATTGGTACTTCTGCTTGTCGGGCGGATTGACGACTCCGGCAATATGGCCAGACCCGCTCAACACATATTCGACGGGTCCACCAAAGCACTGGCTTCCAATGAATACCGATTTGGCCGGCGCAATGTGGTCTTCGCGCGTCGCCAGATTGTAGATCGGTATCTTCACGTCCTTGAGCAAGAGCGTCTTGCCTGCAAGCTGCATCTTGCCCTGGCTCAGCGTGTTGTTGAGGTAACAGTTGCGCAGGTAGAAGGAGTGGTTGGCTGCGGCCATCCGGGTGGAATCGGAGTTCCAGTAAAGCAGGTCGAAGGGCATGGGATCCTGGCCCTTCAGATAGTTGTTGACGAAATAGGGCCAGATCAGCTCTGAGGCACGCAGCATGTTGAAGGCGGATGCCATCTTGGAGCCATCCAGATAACCGGTCTGCTGCATGCGGTCTTCAAGGCCCTGCAACTGGTCTTCGTCAACGAAGACCTTGAGGTCGCCGGCATAGGTGAAATCCACTTGCGTGGTAAAGAGCGTCGAGCTTGCAATGCGGCTGTTCTTTTCTTGCGCATGGAGTGCAAGAGTGGCGGCAAGAAGGGTGCCGCCAACGCAATAGCCAACGCTGTTGACTTCGGTTTCACCGGTCGCCTTTTCGATTGCATCCAGAGCGAAGTCGACGCCCTCGCGAATATAGCTTTCCCAGTCCTTGTGCGCGTGACGTTCATCCGGGTTTACCCACGAGATTACGAACACGGTGTGTCCCTGGTCGACGCACCATTTGATGAAGCTCTTCTGCGGATTGAGATCCAGAATGTAGAACTTGTTGATCCAGGGCGGGCAGATCAAGAGCGGTCGTTTCAATACCGTTTCCGTCGTCGCCTCGTATTGCAACACCTCGCAGACATCGCTTTGCGCGATAACCTTGCCGGGCGTGATCGCCATGTTCTGGCCGACAACGAACTTGCTTGTATCGGTCTGCCGCATCCGCAACTCGCCGCGACCCGCTGCGATGTCTTCCGCCAGCATCTTCATGCCCTTGACGAGGTTGGCGCCGCTGCTTGCCACTGTTTCGCGGTAGAGCTGCGGGTTGGTGGCCACGAAATTGGCGGGAGACAGGGCAGCAGTTATCTGGCGCATGTAAAATGCTGCCTTGTGACGCGTATGGTCGTCTAGCCCCTCGGCATCGGTTACGAGTTTCTCCGCCCATTCGGACAGGACCAGATAGGTTTGTCTCAGAAAGTCGAAGAAAGGATTGCGCTGCCAGTCCTCGTCGGCGAAGCGTTTGTCTTTCGGCAAAGGATCGGCCACTGCCTGATCGGTAGACGAGAACCGCGTCATGGACCGCGACCACACAGCAAATACGGCACTCAGCAAATGCGTCTGTGCCTCAAGCGTCCGCTTCGGATCGGCCATCCAGTATTCGGCGACCTTGGACATCGTCTTCACGAGTTCCGTCATCGGTTCCGATACCGGATCAATGATTTCGCCCCGTTCCCGCGGTGCCAGCCAGGTCGACGCTGCCTTGCCAAGATTCTCAAGGGCCTTCGCGGCATTGACCGCGAGCGCCTGGGGGTCTTTCACGATGTAGGGTTCAATCAACTTCGGATCGAAACCGGGAGCCGAATGGGCCGCATCTTCGCGTTTCTGGTCCACGCTGTCCTCCCCAGGATCGCATTGAAGTCTTTTGTGTTTGCCTATCCTGCATGAAAACGACTAGAAGTTCCAGCGACAGGATGCATAGTCTTTCGTGATAAGATGGCTTTCGCATCCTCAATTTTGAACGGATTTCGAGCGATTGCCGACAAGAAGAGACCATGAACCAGCACAGCGAGAGATCAGTTTTGTCCCTTCCGTCCATCTCTTTCTTGATGCTTGTCGTTGCGTTGGCAGCCAGCGGATGCCAGTCGACCGGGACCTCTGATGGAAACGCGATTGTCTCGGCGCTGGAAGTGAATGTTGACGAACCGGAAACGGTTGTAGACGCGCCTTCGGCCCAAGTGCGTGGTCGAGATGGCTATCCGACCTTTGCGGGGCCGCTGAATGCGGCCAGTGTGCAGATGAGCAATGAAGAGGCGGCAGCCTTGCAGGCTGAATTGACCGCGCTTTCAACAGCGCGTGCCTCCGGCTCGCTGACCGAAGCGCAATACCAGCAACGACTGGCGGCGTTGCGCAAGCTTGCCGAACAACATGGCCAGGAAACGCTCTCGCAGATCGAGAATTAGCGCTTGCCTTTCGCCCTGATTTTCCGCAAAGCAACAGCAGGGAAACAGCAGCCTTTTCTGGCGAATCCGCGACAAAAGCGAAATTGCGCCATGATCGGTCGTTAGCGACCCAGATGGGATATGGTTGCCCCTTCCGGTTTTGCGATTCGTTACGGCCCGGGCGACGACATTGGACAACGAATCCGCCTGCCGCGGCCTGCGTGCCCGAGCGGTTCCAGGGGTTGAAGATGGAAGAGTTTCATAAAGTCCGGCGTTTGCCGCCCTATGTTTTCGAACAGGTCAATCGTTTGAAGGCAAGCGCGCGAGCGGGTGGCGCGGACATCATCGACCTTGGGATGGGCAATCCGGACCTTCCAACGCCGCAGGGCATTGTCGATAAGCTGTGCGAAGTGGTCCAGGATCCGCGGACGCACCGATATTCGTCTTCAAAAGGTATTCCAGGCCTCCGCCGGGCCCAGGCCGCCTATTATGCGCGCCGCTTCAATGTAAAGCTCAATCCGGACACGCAGGTCGTTGCAACGCTGGGTTCGAAGGAAGGCTTTGCCAACATGGCGCAAGCCATAACCGCACCGGGCGATGTTATCCTTTGCCCGAACCCGACCTATCCAATTCACGCCTTTGGATTTCTGATGACCGGGGGCGTCATCCGTTCGATTTCGGTTGAGCCGGACGAGACCTTCTTCCCGCCGCTTGAGCGGGCAGTACGCCACTCGATTCCGAAGCCTCTCGCTCTCATCTTGAACTATCCTTCAAATCCGACGGCGAAGATCGCGTCGCTGGATTTCTACAAGGACGTTATCGCTTTTGCGAAGAAGCATGACATCATCGTACTGTCTGACCTTGCCTATTCCGAGATCTATTTCGACGGTCCGCCGCCGCCGTCCGTGCTTGAAGTTCCGGGCGCCATGGACTGCACCGTGGAGTTCACCTCAATGTCGAAGACCTTCTCCATGCCCGGTTGGCGCATGGGCTTTGCTGTCGGCAACGAGCGTCTCATATCTGCGCTGACGCGGGTCAAGTCCTACCTCGACTACGGCGCATTCACGCCGATCCAGGTCGCCGCGACCCATGCTCTCAACGGCGACGGCTCGGACATTGCCGAAGTACGCAACGTCTATAAGCGCCGCCGCGATGTGATGGTCGATAGTTTCGGCAAGGCTGGTTTCGAAGTTCCGCCGCCGGCTGCCACCATGTTTGCCTGGGCAAAGATCCCGGAAAAGTTCCGCCATCTCGGCTCGCTTGAGTTCTCGAAGCTTCTGGTCGAAAAGGCTGATGTTGCTGTCGCGCCGGGAATAGGCTTTGGCGAAATGGGCGATGAATATGTCCGGCTTGCACTGGTTGAGAACGAACACCGCATCCGTCAGGCTGCCCGCAGCATCAAGAAGTTTCTATCGACCGCTGACGAGACGATGCACAACGTCATATCCCTCAACGCCCACCGTTGATTTGCGGCGGCCCGCTGCTGGCCGCCAACCATCCATTTGATGAAGACCAGGAATAATCCATGGCTGATGCCCTTAAAATCGGCGTGGCGGGACTGGGTACTGTCGGTGCCTCGCTCGTTCGCATCCTCCAGCAGCGTGCCAATGCCCTTGCCGTAGCCTGCGGTCGCTCGATCCAGGTGACGGCGGTGTCGGCACGGTCGCGCGACAAGGATCGCGGCATCAGCATGGACGGGATTGCCTGGTTTGATGATCCTGCGGAAATGGCGCGGGATGCCGATATCG from Peteryoungia desertarenae encodes the following:
- a CDS encoding LL-diaminopimelate aminotransferase, encoding MEEFHKVRRLPPYVFEQVNRLKASARAGGADIIDLGMGNPDLPTPQGIVDKLCEVVQDPRTHRYSSSKGIPGLRRAQAAYYARRFNVKLNPDTQVVATLGSKEGFANMAQAITAPGDVILCPNPTYPIHAFGFLMTGGVIRSISVEPDETFFPPLERAVRHSIPKPLALILNYPSNPTAKIASLDFYKDVIAFAKKHDIIVLSDLAYSEIYFDGPPPPSVLEVPGAMDCTVEFTSMSKTFSMPGWRMGFAVGNERLISALTRVKSYLDYGAFTPIQVAATHALNGDGSDIAEVRNVYKRRRDVMVDSFGKAGFEVPPPAATMFAWAKIPEKFRHLGSLEFSKLLVEKADVAVAPGIGFGEMGDEYVRLALVENEHRIRQAARSIKKFLSTADETMHNVISLNAHR